Proteins from a genomic interval of Oceanispirochaeta crateris:
- a CDS encoding metal-sulfur cluster assembly factor produces MEDSLKDKKEIENSFFEQLGEIYDPEIMAPITDLGLIYRIELKEDKSVEVDFTLTYPGCPWGPVLEKSIRKTLKRKNEWLDDVKTSMVFDPPWQVQFAKEELRIAMGYPI; encoded by the coding sequence ATGGAAGATTCCCTAAAAGATAAGAAAGAGATCGAAAATAGTTTTTTTGAGCAGTTGGGAGAGATTTATGATCCTGAGATCATGGCCCCTATCACAGACCTCGGATTGATCTATCGCATCGAACTCAAAGAAGATAAATCTGTCGAAGTAGATTTCACGTTGACCTACCCTGGATGCCCCTGGGGACCGGTTCTTGAGAAATCTATCCGCAAAACTCTCAAAAGAAAAAACGAATGGCTTGATGATGTCAAAACATCTATGGTCTTTGATCCACCCTGGCAGGTGCAGTTTGCCAAAGAAGAACTCAGGATAGCCATGGGCTATCCCATATAG
- the sufC gene encoding Fe-S cluster assembly ATPase SufC: MNTLEIKNLKANIDDKPILKGINLTLRSGEVHALMGPNGSGKSTLANVLMGHPDYEVTDGDVFFNGQNLLEMDIPERAVAGLFLAFQYPVEIPGVTVGKFLKRTLEALNPETKLNLTQYIKDLREAMGFLDMDQNFINRNLNEGFSGGEKKRMEILQMLMIKPRFSIMDETDSGLDMDALKIVSKGINHLRGDDFGGLIITHYQRILDYVQPDYVHIMYDGEIARSGDMGLIQELEDKGYDWVSGKASSKEVIHG; this comes from the coding sequence ATGAATACTCTGGAAATAAAAAATCTTAAAGCAAATATTGATGACAAACCCATACTCAAGGGAATCAACCTGACCCTCCGCTCGGGAGAAGTTCATGCCTTGATGGGTCCAAATGGTTCAGGAAAAAGTACTCTGGCTAATGTCTTAATGGGGCACCCTGACTACGAAGTCACAGACGGTGATGTATTTTTCAACGGTCAGAACCTGTTGGAAATGGATATTCCCGAGAGAGCGGTAGCCGGACTCTTTCTGGCCTTTCAATACCCCGTGGAGATTCCGGGAGTCACCGTCGGAAAGTTTTTAAAGCGTACATTGGAAGCCCTCAATCCAGAAACTAAGCTAAATCTGACCCAGTATATCAAAGACCTCAGAGAAGCCATGGGTTTCCTGGATATGGATCAGAATTTTATCAACCGAAATCTGAATGAAGGCTTCTCCGGTGGGGAGAAAAAAAGAATGGAAATTCTTCAAATGCTGATGATAAAGCCTCGTTTTTCCATCATGGATGAAACAGATTCAGGATTGGATATGGATGCCTTAAAAATCGTATCAAAGGGGATAAACCATCTTCGTGGAGATGATTTTGGGGGACTGATCATTACCCACTACCAGCGAATTCTCGATTACGTTCAGCCCGACTATGTGCATATTATGTACGATGGAGAAATTGCCAGATCGGGGGATATGGGACTCATTCAGGAACTGGAAGACAAGGGTTACGACTGGGTCAGCGGAAAGGCATCATCCAAGGAGGTCATCCATGGGTAA
- the sufB gene encoding Fe-S cluster assembly protein SufB, with protein sequence MGKPLQKEDYKFGFNYPERSVFKTEKGLNEEVVKQISSHKNEPEWMLNFRLKSLEAFRRQPMPNWGADLSGIDFEDIYYYIKPTEEMTRSWDDVPDDIKETFDRIGIPEAERKFLAGVGAQYDSEVVYHNLKKHLEDQGVIFCDPETAVREHGDIVREHFGTVIPFGDNKFASLNSAVWSGGSFVYVPKGVHVDIPLQAYFRINSKNFGQFERTLIIAEEGSFVHYIEGCTAPTFSSDSLHSAVVEIIAKKNARVRYSTIQNWSSNVYNLVTKRAHAHEGATVEWVDGNLGSKKTMKYPSVFLLGERAHGEILSIAFAGKGQEQDTGGKVIHGADNTTSVITSKSISKDGGSSTYRGLVKTKPGVRNIRSSVVCDALILDGDSTSHTYPYMEINTDDASIEHEARVSRISETQLFYLMSRGLSEEEASMMIVNGFIDPLVKQLPMEYAVELNRLIELEMEGSVG encoded by the coding sequence ATGGGTAAACCACTACAGAAAGAAGATTATAAGTTTGGATTCAACTATCCGGAACGCTCAGTGTTCAAGACTGAAAAAGGTCTGAATGAAGAAGTGGTCAAACAGATCAGCAGCCATAAGAATGAACCGGAATGGATGCTCAACTTCCGTCTCAAATCCCTTGAGGCCTTCAGAAGGCAACCCATGCCCAATTGGGGGGCAGACCTTTCAGGCATAGATTTTGAAGATATCTATTACTACATCAAACCCACAGAAGAAATGACAAGAAGCTGGGATGATGTTCCGGATGATATTAAAGAAACTTTCGACCGAATTGGAATTCCAGAAGCGGAACGCAAATTCCTGGCAGGAGTGGGTGCACAGTACGATTCAGAGGTGGTCTACCATAACCTCAAAAAGCATCTGGAAGATCAAGGAGTCATTTTCTGTGACCCAGAAACGGCTGTACGGGAACATGGAGACATCGTCAGAGAACATTTCGGAACGGTCATTCCCTTTGGGGACAATAAATTTGCCTCCCTCAACTCCGCAGTCTGGTCTGGGGGAAGTTTCGTTTATGTGCCCAAGGGTGTTCATGTGGATATCCCGTTGCAGGCTTATTTCCGTATAAACTCAAAGAACTTCGGACAATTTGAACGGACGCTGATCATCGCAGAGGAAGGAAGTTTTGTTCATTACATAGAAGGCTGTACAGCTCCTACTTTTTCCTCAGATTCACTACACTCTGCAGTTGTCGAAATCATTGCCAAGAAAAACGCCCGGGTTCGCTACTCCACAATACAGAACTGGTCATCCAATGTGTACAATCTTGTCACAAAAAGAGCCCATGCCCATGAAGGAGCGACAGTGGAATGGGTCGATGGAAACCTGGGAAGCAAAAAGACAATGAAATACCCGTCCGTATTTCTTCTGGGTGAACGAGCCCATGGAGAGATCCTGTCCATAGCCTTTGCAGGAAAAGGACAGGAACAGGACACAGGTGGTAAGGTCATCCATGGAGCAGACAACACAACAAGCGTAATTACCTCAAAATCCATTAGCAAGGATGGAGGCTCTTCTACCTATCGGGGGCTGGTTAAAACAAAACCGGGAGTTAGAAACATCCGTTCTTCCGTTGTTTGTGATGCCCTCATCCTGGATGGAGACTCCACAAGCCACACCTATCCCTATATGGAAATCAATACTGATGATGCCTCCATTGAACATGAGGCCCGAGTCAGCAGAATCAGCGAAACACAATTATTCTACCTCATGAGCCGAGGTCTCAGTGAAGAAGAAGCCTCCATGATGATTGTTAATGGTTTCATAGATCCTCTTGTGAAGCAGCTTCCCATGGAATATGCGGTAGAGCTGAACCGTTTGATCGAACTTGAAATGGAAGGATCTGTCGGTTAG
- the sufD gene encoding Fe-S cluster assembly protein SufD codes for MMMNTYTEAATAVLNKMNWPDKKNEIWRRTPVGLLDPINFKSPVTAEELQTPVQIPIEEAGGMLIYSGSSLRVNEPGDAEGCPQVLSPEEGIERYPDEKDFFFPGEWSDRFDAWNSSETTHSLFLDFPKGKVMEKPFILRMDSLSRDRFSAPRIFVRFGDGWQGRLIVVYSGSAEGQDKELVNSSLRIWAGKNSHVSLAEVQTLGIESRLVQNSLILLNRDAYMNHSQFQIGASAVKNNTVFHLMGEGAELQAGSVYTSGKDQHKDIRLEQRHFAPQTTSRALYKGAVSRRGRSVFQGMIQVEHEAPGTDAYLSNKNLVLTKGSRADAIPGLKILVDDVKCSHGSTTGKLDPSQLFYLMSRGIPKSEAVRILTEGMFEELIVRHSELPADWLRDRIAHSLEPGEN; via the coding sequence ATGATGATGAATACATACACAGAAGCGGCAACTGCCGTACTGAATAAAATGAATTGGCCGGATAAGAAAAATGAGATATGGAGGAGAACCCCCGTAGGACTTTTAGATCCAATAAACTTTAAGAGCCCGGTCACAGCCGAAGAGCTGCAAACTCCGGTACAGATTCCAATTGAAGAAGCAGGTGGCATGTTGATTTACAGCGGATCTTCCCTCCGTGTGAATGAACCGGGCGATGCGGAGGGCTGTCCCCAGGTTCTAAGCCCCGAGGAGGGGATAGAAAGATACCCCGATGAGAAAGACTTTTTTTTCCCCGGAGAGTGGTCTGATCGGTTTGATGCATGGAATTCAAGTGAGACAACCCATTCTCTCTTCCTGGACTTTCCCAAAGGAAAAGTGATGGAAAAACCCTTCATCCTCAGAATGGACAGCCTGAGTCGGGATCGATTCTCTGCCCCGCGAATATTCGTCCGTTTTGGAGATGGATGGCAGGGTCGTCTGATCGTCGTCTACAGCGGATCAGCAGAAGGACAGGACAAAGAACTGGTCAATTCCTCTCTCAGAATATGGGCTGGTAAAAACAGTCATGTGAGTCTTGCCGAGGTACAAACCTTGGGAATAGAGAGCAGACTGGTTCAGAATTCACTCATTCTGCTAAACAGAGACGCCTACATGAATCACAGCCAATTCCAGATTGGAGCCTCTGCGGTGAAGAATAACACTGTCTTTCATCTCATGGGTGAAGGTGCGGAGCTTCAGGCGGGTTCGGTCTACACATCCGGAAAGGACCAGCATAAAGACATCAGGCTGGAACAAAGGCATTTTGCTCCCCAGACGACCAGCAGGGCCCTCTATAAGGGTGCCGTCAGCCGCAGAGGGCGGTCTGTATTTCAGGGAATGATACAGGTAGAACACGAAGCACCCGGTACAGATGCCTATTTGAGCAATAAAAACCTGGTTCTGACGAAGGGGTCCCGGGCCGATGCGATTCCCGGTTTAAAAATTCTGGTAGATGATGTAAAATGTTCTCATGGTTCCACCACAGGAAAACTTGATCCTTCCCAGCTTTTTTACCTGATGAGCCGAGGGATTCCAAAATCAGAAGCCGTCAGGATACTGACGGAAGGAATGTTTGAAGAACTCATAGTTCGTCATTCAGAACTTCCTGCAGACTGGCTCAGAGACAGGATAGCCCACAGCCTTGAACCCGGAGAAAATTGA
- a CDS encoding aminotransferase class V-fold PLP-dependent enzyme — MKRSIEHSALDFPIFNGDESYVYLDNAATTQKPKAVLEAIMDYYSNCNANVYRAIHRWGEESTRRYEEARQTVAAFIGASSTDEIIFTSGATDSINLAATVYCQRYIEPGDEIILTEMEHHSNLVPWQIQGERTGAVLKFIPVDESGELNLEVLKTLWSPRTKLLALTHMSNVLGTINPVKEIIKLAHERGVKVLIDGAQSVPHIKVDVQDLNCDFLAFSGHKMCGPTGTGVLYGKRELLDELPPFRGGGEMIRSVFLDHSEWNSLPHKFEAGTPNIAGVVGLAAAVHYLQSWGMDRIEEQEKILTKRLIRGLDSLEEYTLYGKGRHRGGIAAFTRKGTHSHDLTQYLDSKGFALRAGHHCAHPLARKLNALSTTRASVYFYNNVGQIDSLLKTLAEAEEFVL, encoded by the coding sequence TTGAAACGATCCATTGAGCATTCCGCCTTAGATTTCCCCATTTTTAATGGGGATGAGAGCTATGTGTACCTTGATAATGCAGCAACAACACAGAAGCCCAAAGCTGTCCTAGAGGCTATAATGGACTATTATTCAAACTGTAATGCCAATGTCTACAGGGCCATACACCGATGGGGTGAAGAATCAACTCGGCGCTATGAAGAAGCCAGGCAAACTGTAGCAGCCTTCATAGGGGCGTCTTCGACAGATGAGATCATCTTTACTTCCGGTGCCACTGACAGCATAAACTTGGCAGCCACTGTATACTGCCAAAGGTATATAGAACCTGGAGATGAAATAATTCTAACGGAGATGGAACACCACAGCAATCTCGTCCCCTGGCAGATTCAGGGGGAGAGAACCGGTGCTGTCTTGAAATTTATCCCCGTGGATGAATCGGGAGAACTAAACCTAGAGGTTCTGAAAACCCTCTGGTCTCCCAGGACAAAACTCCTGGCCTTAACGCATATGTCCAATGTCCTTGGCACAATCAATCCCGTCAAAGAAATCATTAAACTGGCTCATGAACGGGGAGTGAAAGTCCTGATAGACGGAGCCCAGAGCGTACCTCATATAAAGGTGGATGTACAGGATTTGAATTGTGATTTCCTGGCATTTTCTGGGCATAAGATGTGTGGACCCACAGGAACAGGAGTCCTCTATGGAAAAAGGGAGCTCCTGGACGAGTTGCCTCCTTTTCGCGGAGGAGGAGAAATGATCCGGTCAGTTTTCCTGGATCATAGCGAATGGAACAGCCTTCCCCATAAATTCGAAGCGGGAACCCCCAATATTGCCGGAGTGGTCGGCCTGGCCGCGGCAGTCCACTACCTTCAGAGCTGGGGGATGGATAGAATTGAGGAGCAGGAAAAGATTCTGACAAAAAGATTAATACGGGGATTGGACTCTCTGGAGGAATATACCCTTTACGGGAAAGGACGACATAGGGGAGGAATTGCAGCCTTTACGAGAAAGGGGACCCATTCCCATGACCTGACGCAGTACTTAGACTCGAAGGGATTCGCCCTGCGCGCGGGACACCACTGTGCCCACCCTCTTGCCCGAAAGCTGAATGCTCTTTCCACAACTAGAGCCAGCGTATATTTCTACAACAATGTGGGGCAGATAGACAGCCTTCTTAAGACTCTGGCTGAGGCCGAAGAGTTTGTTTTATAA
- a CDS encoding sensor histidine kinase, translating into MISNQNYKSILTPFDKKINFILFRILKNHKYKSLFIALALYVIILLIFGDFLKISCNYFVLIPLIAFSFVYGFPGGLLFGMMALPLNIMMFYLMGQMFFVPENLYIAELSGLLVGGITGYQSEYFIKLIKEIEVRRTAETLLRESLEDKELLLKEVNHRVRNNLNIIKSLIQLHSNKMEHPIFREECDKLKDRVFSISLIHEQLFLENQPLMLDLPCYMDTLLDNLVLSIKKQDVRLNRQWPDTGMPISSYRVLYLGLIVHEVVMNSLKYGCPADGTPEIFISLDDLGRNQYLLRISDNGSGFDPQTSAKGLGLRMIETLSQHLDGSVRWEFDEGCCFFLEFSNKQPEVFCSNL; encoded by the coding sequence ATGATAAGCAACCAGAATTATAAATCAATATTGACTCCCTTTGATAAGAAGATCAATTTTATTCTCTTCAGAATTTTAAAGAATCATAAGTATAAAAGTCTTTTTATTGCCTTGGCTCTGTATGTCATTATACTGCTAATTTTTGGAGATTTCCTGAAAATCTCCTGTAATTATTTTGTTCTGATTCCTTTAATAGCCTTTTCTTTTGTGTATGGCTTTCCTGGAGGGCTTTTGTTCGGTATGATGGCCCTCCCTTTGAATATCATGATGTTTTATTTAATGGGGCAAATGTTTTTTGTTCCTGAGAATCTGTATATTGCCGAATTGAGTGGTCTTCTTGTGGGTGGTATCACAGGTTATCAGAGTGAATATTTCATTAAATTGATCAAAGAAATTGAAGTCCGTAGGACGGCTGAAACCCTTTTGCGGGAAAGTCTTGAAGACAAGGAACTGCTCCTCAAAGAGGTGAATCATCGGGTCAGAAATAATTTGAACATTATAAAGAGCCTGATTCAGCTCCATTCCAATAAGATGGAACATCCCATATTTCGAGAAGAATGTGATAAGTTGAAAGACAGGGTTTTTTCAATTTCCCTCATTCATGAGCAGCTATTCCTTGAAAATCAGCCTCTAATGCTGGATCTTCCCTGCTATATGGATACTCTCCTGGACAATCTCGTTCTTTCCATAAAAAAACAGGACGTACGCCTGAACAGGCAGTGGCCCGATACAGGAATGCCCATCAGCAGTTACAGGGTTTTATATTTGGGACTGATCGTTCATGAAGTGGTTATGAACAGCCTGAAATATGGTTGCCCGGCTGATGGAACCCCTGAGATTTTCATATCTCTTGATGATTTAGGAAGAAACCAGTATTTACTTCGTATTTCTGATAACGGCTCGGGATTTGATCCTCAGACCAGTGCTAAAGGTCTGGGTCTTCGTATGATCGAGACTCTGAGCCAGCATCTGGACGGCTCTGTTCGCTGGGAGTTTGACGAGGGTTGTTGCTTTTTTCTAGAGTTTTCGAACAAGCAGCCTGAAGTCTTCTGTTCTAATTTATAA
- a CDS encoding response regulator encodes MAKTILIVEDEPIIGMELRETLEKAGYKVPDVVRNADGVMPSVIKNTPDLIIMDIYLKSFIDGIDAAQRVKMINDTPIIFLTAYPNDSIRKKAMTVKPAAYLLKPIRDEELQRKIKEVLE; translated from the coding sequence ATGGCAAAAACCATTCTTATTGTCGAGGATGAGCCTATCATAGGCATGGAACTGCGGGAAACTCTGGAAAAGGCTGGATATAAAGTGCCAGATGTTGTCAGAAATGCCGACGGAGTCATGCCCTCAGTGATAAAAAACACACCCGACCTCATTATTATGGACATTTACCTCAAGAGCTTTATAGATGGAATTGATGCAGCACAGAGAGTCAAGATGATCAATGATACACCCATCATTTTTCTCACAGCATACCCCAATGATTCAATCCGGAAAAAGGCCATGACAGTAAAACCAGCGGCCTACCTCCTTAAGCCGATCAGAGATGAAGAGCTACAAAGGAAAATAAAAGAGGTCCTGGAATAG
- the sufU gene encoding Fe-S cluster assembly sulfur transfer protein SufU, which translates to MQFDDLYKEIIQDHYRHPRNKQALSDKDQGAVLDNPSCGDRVALKIVWDEEERISSISFDGEGCSISMASASMMTELLSGKTREEALATALEIHKVFRGEEPGENLEPFGDIVSLQGLVQYPVRLKCATLAWQTLDLLLNKEKL; encoded by the coding sequence ATGCAGTTTGACGATTTATATAAGGAAATCATCCAGGATCACTACAGACATCCCAGGAACAAACAAGCTCTGAGCGACAAGGACCAGGGCGCCGTTTTGGATAATCCGTCCTGCGGTGACAGGGTGGCTCTCAAAATAGTTTGGGATGAAGAAGAGAGGATCTCCTCTATTTCTTTTGACGGTGAAGGCTGTTCCATCAGCATGGCTTCGGCTTCGATGATGACAGAATTATTAAGCGGTAAAACCCGAGAGGAAGCACTGGCCACTGCCCTGGAAATACACAAAGTTTTCCGGGGAGAAGAGCCTGGGGAAAATCTGGAACCCTTTGGTGATATTGTGTCCCTTCAGGGTCTGGTGCAGTATCCAGTCCGCCTCAAATGTGCCACCTTGGCCTGGCAGACATTGGATCTATTACTAAACAAGGAAAAACTCTGA
- a CDS encoding sterol desaturase family protein, with product MVIRLIIFGGLLVLFVLWESFFPRRQQGTLLKNRICNLSLSLINSLIVFILPINIAVLAMNAGNRGFLYSLSLPFPVHLILSLLLLDMVIYFQHLMFHSVPLLWQLHKVHHADRTLNATSAVRFHPVEIFISLGIKVSAVLLIGVPASGVILFEIILNGCSLFNHSCIQIPLGADRVLRFFLVTPDMHRIHHSVRLRETNRNFGFCLTWWDFIFGTYRQNPVQDQKSFLLGLSGYTNGEDRSILKSLLMPFDGKAKSYSIKGMGKQGA from the coding sequence ATGGTGATAAGGCTCATTATTTTCGGAGGTCTGCTTGTTCTCTTTGTTCTCTGGGAATCATTTTTTCCAAGAAGGCAACAAGGGACACTGCTGAAAAACAGGATCTGTAATCTCTCACTTTCGCTGATCAATTCACTGATTGTATTTATTCTTCCCATCAATATAGCTGTTTTGGCTATGAATGCCGGAAACAGGGGATTTTTGTACTCTTTGAGTCTGCCCTTTCCTGTGCATCTCATCCTGTCGCTGCTCCTTTTGGACATGGTCATTTACTTTCAACACCTCATGTTTCATTCTGTCCCCCTCTTGTGGCAACTTCATAAGGTACATCATGCAGACAGAACCCTGAACGCGACTTCTGCCGTTCGCTTCCATCCTGTAGAAATCTTTATTTCTCTAGGGATTAAGGTCTCCGCCGTTCTTCTCATTGGGGTACCGGCATCTGGAGTTATCCTTTTTGAAATCATCCTCAATGGATGCTCTCTTTTTAATCATTCCTGCATTCAAATCCCCTTAGGAGCAGACCGGGTTCTCAGGTTTTTTCTGGTTACACCCGACATGCATCGAATTCATCATTCGGTGCGTTTGAGAGAAACAAACAGGAATTTTGGCTTTTGTCTGACATGGTGGGATTTTATTTTTGGAACGTACAGGCAGAATCCTGTGCAGGATCAGAAAAGCTTTCTATTGGGTCTTTCCGGTTATACGAATGGAGAAGATCGGTCAATTTTAAAGAGCCTGCTCATGCCTTTTGACGGTAAAGCCAAATCTTATTCTATCAAAGGCATGGGGAAACAGGGCGCTTAA
- a CDS encoding metallophosphoesterase codes for MKSLKIGHITDIHYRYYTPGSSHKHKNRSREMPIMLEKVLQNLKGEIDILVITGDIIDTPGVVLKHNNYYMDLTTPFKKMIRKDYLAIRSLLDKSGIPWIIIPGNKDDPELFSEIWGDQALVRDFMGYRFISFHDRQWEGGQPRRFDRERKLMETMLNDPESPPQIHLQHFLCTPANGIKLKHIYKESENLRKLCARSGKVILSLSGHYHPGIKEYKINETSWISAPAFCAKPHPYLIHELKGRSLVKTRRLEVQKRSIHKNKPVVFLDRDGVISTLSSYTTGPEKMELIPGAAQAIWNLKEAGFAVVVNTNQSCIGLGYVPESIVLLNHEYMCYLLTSETGTPESQPDAIYFSSGAGKKAVHPDYSDTSIAKPSPVLLNKAVSLLGLNRKHGWMIGDREGDLICAINGKVTPLLVRTGDGRITEKNIKDKKIPNLVIKNNILEASEFIINNFKSQK; via the coding sequence ATGAAATCACTGAAAATCGGCCATATAACCGACATTCATTACCGCTATTATACACCGGGATCGTCTCATAAACATAAGAACAGAAGCCGTGAGATGCCAATTATGCTCGAGAAAGTTCTCCAGAACCTGAAAGGTGAGATCGATATCCTGGTCATTACAGGTGATATCATAGATACTCCCGGGGTTGTACTCAAGCATAACAACTATTACATGGATCTCACCACCCCTTTTAAGAAGATGATCCGGAAAGATTATCTGGCCATCAGATCTTTATTGGATAAGTCGGGTATTCCCTGGATTATTATACCGGGGAATAAGGATGATCCGGAACTCTTCTCCGAGATATGGGGAGACCAAGCTCTGGTGAGGGATTTTATGGGATACCGGTTTATCAGTTTTCATGACCGCCAATGGGAAGGAGGACAACCCCGTCGTTTTGATAGGGAACGAAAGCTGATGGAGACCATGCTGAATGACCCGGAGAGTCCCCCTCAGATTCATCTGCAGCATTTTCTCTGCACACCAGCCAATGGGATAAAATTGAAGCATATCTATAAGGAATCCGAAAACCTGAGAAAACTATGCGCCCGCTCTGGCAAAGTCATACTCAGTCTATCAGGGCACTATCATCCTGGAATAAAAGAATACAAAATAAACGAGACTTCCTGGATTTCTGCTCCAGCCTTCTGCGCCAAGCCCCACCCCTACCTTATCCATGAACTGAAAGGTCGATCCCTTGTAAAAACTAGACGCCTCGAAGTACAGAAGCGCAGCATACATAAAAATAAACCTGTCGTTTTTCTCGATAGAGATGGAGTCATTTCCACCCTCTCATCCTACACAACAGGTCCCGAAAAAATGGAATTGATTCCTGGGGCGGCTCAGGCAATTTGGAACCTAAAAGAGGCAGGATTTGCTGTAGTTGTGAATACAAACCAATCCTGCATTGGCCTTGGGTATGTTCCCGAATCAATCGTCCTTTTAAACCATGAATACATGTGCTACCTCCTTACCAGTGAAACAGGGACCCCTGAGAGCCAGCCCGATGCGATCTATTTCAGTAGTGGTGCCGGAAAGAAAGCGGTCCATCCCGACTACAGCGACACCAGTATTGCTAAACCATCCCCTGTCCTCCTGAATAAGGCAGTGTCACTCCTGGGATTAAACCGAAAACATGGTTGGATGATTGGAGATCGTGAAGGTGATTTGATTTGCGCCATCAACGGGAAGGTAACCCCCCTACTGGTAAGAACCGGTGATGGGAGGATAACCGAAAAGAATATTAAAGACAAAAAGATCCCGAACCTTGTCATAAAAAACAACATTCTGGAAGCCTCTGAATTTATTATAAACAACTTTAAATCTCAAAAGTAA
- a CDS encoding 5-formyltetrahydrofolate cyclo-ligase gives MKQLKSAMRKTLQARLDDLSKDEISRLSHTICNTVLGSSDWKEATVILAYLSFNQEISLDELVMESLQEGKAVFVPRIKDKAMEFHEIKSLDSAFLEINKWNIREPLLDSPRFDPETSRKVLMLVPALGFTREGIRMGRGGGYYDRYLERVEKNLNMTTMGICWEAVLMDEIPTEDHDKSVQTICCEDRLIRPHSLN, from the coding sequence ATGAAACAACTAAAATCTGCAATGAGAAAGACTCTCCAAGCGCGCCTGGATGATTTATCAAAAGATGAGATTTCGAGGCTGAGTCATACAATCTGCAACACCGTTCTTGGGTCTTCAGATTGGAAAGAGGCCACTGTCATTCTGGCGTACCTGTCGTTCAATCAGGAAATATCTTTAGACGAACTGGTTATGGAGTCACTTCAAGAAGGAAAGGCTGTTTTTGTTCCTAGAATCAAGGATAAGGCCATGGAGTTTCATGAAATAAAGAGCCTGGATTCGGCTTTCCTTGAAATAAATAAATGGAATATCAGAGAACCCCTGCTAGACTCTCCCCGGTTTGATCCGGAAACATCCAGGAAGGTTCTGATGCTCGTTCCTGCGCTGGGATTTACGAGAGAAGGCATAAGGATGGGGCGGGGAGGAGGATATTACGACCGCTACCTTGAAAGGGTCGAAAAAAACCTGAATATGACCACCATGGGAATCTGCTGGGAGGCTGTATTAATGGATGAAATCCCTACTGAAGATCATGATAAGAGTGTTCAGACAATCTGTTGTGAAGACCGTCTGATCCGACCTCATTCTTTAAATTGA
- a CDS encoding DUF6657 family protein, with amino-acid sequence MGKIKSALELAMEKTADLKADKQVVKKNTQIREGRVSASQYMDNPANADLKEKLKSLKGEELEWFKTGAAEAFLANLTLPRIEADVSKLPALSDALGVLTGKKKEIEEMFGQLEQLFTQYLSNLDHLEESLKKQYEPQLRQKELKMRQQTGQSVQLTPEQDPEFLQLLSDQMSRMDQQYNEVLKQAKDQLKQGMI; translated from the coding sequence ATGGGTAAAATAAAGTCAGCACTTGAGTTGGCAATGGAAAAAACAGCAGATCTGAAGGCTGATAAACAGGTTGTCAAGAAGAACACGCAAATAAGGGAAGGCCGGGTATCAGCCTCTCAATATATGGACAATCCTGCCAATGCAGATTTGAAAGAAAAATTAAAGAGCCTGAAAGGTGAAGAACTGGAATGGTTTAAAACTGGTGCTGCCGAGGCATTTCTGGCAAACTTAACCCTCCCCCGGATAGAAGCGGATGTATCAAAACTTCCGGCTTTAAGCGATGCCCTGGGAGTTCTGACAGGCAAGAAGAAAGAAATTGAGGAAATGTTTGGTCAGCTTGAGCAGCTTTTTACACAATACCTGAGCAATCTGGATCATTTGGAAGAATCCTTGAAGAAACAATATGAACCTCAACTCCGACAAAAAGAGCTGAAAATGAGGCAGCAGACCGGCCAAAGTGTGCAGTTAACACCGGAGCAGGACCCCGAATTTCTTCAGCTGCTTTCAGATCAGATGAGCCGGATGGATCAACAGTACAATGAGGTATTGAAACAAGCCAAAGATCAATTGAAACAGGGTATGATATAA